Genomic window (Granulicella arctica):
CAGCCACACCAGTCGGAACCCGGGGACGAAGGCGTGTGTTGCCGATAACGAAGTTTCCTGCGCCGATATCCTTTGAAGGAACGCGCTCCATCTGATCTGCGAGGATGAGCGACGAGGTGGACAGCTTGTCATCATCGTACTTGGGAACGTTGATGCTGCGGCGCCAGACGCCTACGTGATCCGGATTGTTTACATCCTTGATCGCGATGTCGATACGGTAGAGGCCGGGACGTAGAGGCAGCGCCTTCCAGTACACCGAGACATTGTTCTTCGTGCGTGCCAGCAGCTCGCTCGGAGTCGGAACGCTGACCGTCTCTTCGAAGGTGAGGATTGGCTTGTGGTTCAGGTTGGTGACGCGGCCGAGGATATTGACCGAGCCGGTTGCGACGCCATCCTTGTTGTTGTAGGTAATGTCGCCATTGCGAATCTGGAGGGTCAACGGCACCAAGACGGTGTCGTTGGTTACCTTTACGTAGTCGGTGCGTACATCGAAGAGGAAGGGCGGGCCGGTGAGAATCTTCGAGGTTGCGATGAAGGCTTCAAGGTCATGGAACTTGATGACCGGTGGCGCCATGATCTTTGCGGCGAAGCTGATGCGGTCGAACTGTTTGCTCTGGTTCATCGACGACATTGGTCCAGCGCCCAACTGCTCAAGACCGCCACCGGAGAAGCGGTCGGCCTTCTTGGACTGCCCCTGCTGCTCGGAGAGGGTTTCGCCGGCACCTGGAACGTGCTTCAAGGCATCCTTCTCAGAGCGATCGATGGTCATGTGATAGTCGCCGCACATGCAGGTATCGACGAATTCAACGTCGATGTTATCGCCGACGCCTTCGAGATAGCGGTAGTGCCAGACTTCAAAGGGGAAGGTCGAGGTGTTGCCGCCGCCCTCTTCCATGGGGCGCTCGTAGCTGCCACCGCTGGGATGAGAGTCGATGCTGTCGGCCTTGCCGTAGGCGATGTAGATGTGACCACGATCGGTGCGCCAGCCCGGCTTGCCAGCGGCAAAGTGCTCGTTGGCGTAGGCGATGCGTTGGTAGTGCTGCTCGCGGAATTCATTCTCGGGCGAGTCGGGGTTTGGGTTGCGACGGAGCCAAAACTGCTCGATGAACTGATCGCGCTCCTCATCGTTGCTCAAGCTCTTGAAGGTCTCAAGCTCCTGGTCGGTGATGATCCAGCGGACATCCTCGTTCACCCACTTCTTGTACTCGCCCTTCAACTCCTGCTTGACGGCCTTCTGACGCTGGATCTTTTCCTTGTCGGTCAGCGGACGTTTCAGCGGATCGGGCCTCTCAGAGGCGGGCGGACCCTGCACGACACCGTCCGGCGCGGTGGCCGGTACTTCCTGCCCGTGGAGGAGAACTCCCCCCGTCCATACGGTCAAAGCGAGAGCAGCAGAAAGAATAGAACGTGACGTTGTCATGCGAGGAGGCACTCCTGTTACCAACTCATATTGTATGGCCCCTCAGCAAGTTCAGACAAGACGCACGAGGTAACCAGTAGTAACCCCTGCTATCATCGCAGCATAGAACTCACAGACTGACGGACACTCTTTTGACGACGAAGATTCTGGTTCGTTTTCATGGCAAATCAAATGTTGTCTTTCGTATGGAACGCGATAGTCTTTCTCTGCGTATCTAACTTCACTTACAACGATTCCGAAGTATCCGCATCATGTGGTTACACGGACGAGACATGGACAAGAAAGCAGCAATGAGCGCCAAAAAGAAGATTCTTATCGTCGTCGTCGTTCTTGTACTCATCGGCATTGTCGTAGGCACGATCCTCAACAGCCAGGCTAACGTTACCAAGGTGGCAACCGGCAAAGCCTCTCGGCAGGATCTTGTCTCCATCGTGAGTGGAACAGGACAGATCAAGCCGAAGACCTACGTCAACATTGGCGCAACCGCCTTTGGACGTATCACCCACCTGAACGTGAAGGAAGGCGATCACGTCAAGGCGGGGACGATTCTGGCAACGGTCGAGAGTGTGCAGCCGCAGGCGACTGTCGCCGCGCAGCGCGCCACTATTTCGTCATCGAGGACTGACGTGAACTCCTATGTTGCGGCGGAGAAGACCGCCGAGGCGAACATCCTGCAAGCCAAAGCAGATCTTGAGCAGAAGCAGCTCGACTATAACCGCTCGCTGGCGCTCTACAACGACAAGCTGATTGCGAAGCAGGACTTCGACGCGAAGAAGGCTGCATTCGACGTCTCCGCGGCGACGCTTGCACAGCGCGTAGCAACGCTTGCTCAATCGCAGGCACAGACAGAATCGCAGCGCGGCCACGTCGAGCAGGCAGTTGCCAGCCAGCGCTCCAACTTCGACGCGCTTGATAAGACGGTCAGTCGTGCCCCGTTCGATGGACTCGTGACCAACGTTCCTGTACGTGAGGGCGAGACGATGGTCGTCGGAATCCAGAACGCCGAAGGCTCCACCCTGATGACGCTGGCCGATATGTCGGTGATTACGGCCGAGGTCAAGGTGGACGAGACGGATATCGTCAACGTCGCACTGAATCAGCCGGTGGATGTGACAGTTGACGCCCTGCCGGGACGCGTCTTCAAGGGTCACGTTACCAACGTCGGCGACCAGGCGCTTCTCCGCACGACCGGCGTTGCAACCAGCCAGAGCACCACGGGTACGGAAGAGGCTAAGGACTTCAAGGTCGTGGTTACGCTTAACGAATCCACCGAGGAGCTGCGCCGCTCGATGGATGAACTTCGCCCCGGTCTTTCGGCCACGGCCAAGATCACGACGGCTCATAAGCCCAATGCGCTCACCATTCCGATCCAGGCGCTGGTCCAACGGGATGCCGAAACAGAGAAGGTTCTCGCCGACAATAACGGGAAGCAGCCGACGACCGCGGCACCCGACAACAACCGCGCCAAGGCTCCTCCGGCGCAGGGCGTTTACCTGCTTGTGACCCAGAAGAAGAAGGTGCGCGCAGTCTTCACACCGGTCACGACCGGCGTTACGGGTGCTACGGATATCGAGGTTCTCAGCGGGCTCAAAGAGGGTGACGAGATCGTGACGGGGCGCTATAAGGTCCTGCGGACGCTCAAAAGTGGAACCCCGGTGAAGGTCGATAATACCGTGGAGGTAACTACCTCGCCTGACGATAAATAGCGATCGTGGCGGCGCGGAACCTTCGCGAAGAAACGAACGTACTATCCTTGGAACGAACGAGAAGTCACGGAGAGCTGGATGTCCACAGAAGCTGTACTTGATTCCACCCGCACCAATGTCAACGGTCCCCATGAAGGCGATGTGATTGTCACTGACAATCTCTGGAAGACCTACGAGATGGGTGATCAGCAGGTCCATGCGCTACGAGGAGTGAACCTGCGCATTCGCCACAATGAGTATGTGGCGATCATGGGACCGTCCGGATCAGGAAAGTCGACGCTGATGAACCTGATCGGCTGTCTTGACTCTCCCTCGCAGGGCAAGTACTGGCTGAATGGACACGACGTCTCGAAGCTGAACGACGACGAACTCGCCCGAATCCGCAATAAGGAGATTGGGTTTGTCTTCCAGACCTTCAACCTGCTGGCCCGCGCCACCTCACTGCACAACGTCGAGCTGCCGCTGATCTATAACGGCACCCCGGCGGCTGAGCGTATTGCGCGGGCAAAAGAGGTTCTCGAGTCGGTGAACCTGGGTTCGCGCATGATGCACAAGCCCAACGAACTCTCGGGTGGCCAGCGTCAGCGTGTCGCTATTGCCCGTGCGCTTGTCAATCGGCCATCGATCATCCTTGCTGACGAGCCTACCGGAAATCTTGACTCGAAGACCGGCGACGAGATTATGGCGCTGATGGACGACCTGCACGCCAAGGGTAATACGATCGTTCTGGTGACCCATGAACCGGATATCGCAGAGTACGCTCACCGCGTCGTCACGATCCGCGACGGTGTCGTTGCGAGTGACCGTCTCTCCACGCGCGACCGATCCGGGATCGAAGCGCGCATCGCCGCCGCTCCGGCGCATACCAACTACTAAGTACCAGGTTCCTGCATTGCCAACGTAAGCAGATCAGCCATGGTCACCCTAATCCGGGCATGACCATGGCTGATCTTCATTGAGCGTGTGAACATGCGACGAGAATCGAGCCGGACCGTCTAAACTACTCCTATGGCTTCTTTGTCGCGCGGTCTACACTGTGCCTTCCTCGTTCTCGTCACCCTTTCTGCGACGGGTGCGTTTGCCGATAACGCGCGCTTCGACCTCACAGGCCCCAAAGTCGAGGTTCGGGTAACGCGTGGCGGAAAGACGCTCCCCATCGCTGCGGTGCCCAATCTGCAGGTGGGCGACAAGCTTTGGCTGCATCCGGATCTGCCTCCAACGCAGTCCGTCCACTATCTTTTGATCGTTGCGTTTCTACGCGGCACGACCAATCCGCCGCCGGATGACTGGTTTACCCGCATCGAGACCTGGAACAAGAAGGTCCGTGAAGAGGGTGTCTTCATCACCGTCCCTGCGGAGGCTCAGCAGGCGATCGCCTTTCTTGCTCCCGAGACGGGTGGCGACTACAGCACCCTTCGTTCCGCCGTTAAGGGGCGACCGGGCATCTTTGTCCGTGCATCTCAGGATCTAGCCGAGGCCGGTTTTGAACAGGGGCGGATCGAGCGGTATGTTGCGGCAATGAAGCA
Coding sequences:
- a CDS encoding GWxTD domain-containing protein; amino-acid sequence: MTTSRSILSAALALTVWTGGVLLHGQEVPATAPDGVVQGPPASERPDPLKRPLTDKEKIQRQKAVKQELKGEYKKWVNEDVRWIITDQELETFKSLSNDEERDQFIEQFWLRRNPNPDSPENEFREQHYQRIAYANEHFAAGKPGWRTDRGHIYIAYGKADSIDSHPSGGSYERPMEEGGGNTSTFPFEVWHYRYLEGVGDNIDVEFVDTCMCGDYHMTIDRSEKDALKHVPGAGETLSEQQGQSKKADRFSGGGLEQLGAGPMSSMNQSKQFDRISFAAKIMAPPVIKFHDLEAFIATSKILTGPPFLFDVRTDYVKVTNDTVLVPLTLQIRNGDITYNNKDGVATGSVNILGRVTNLNHKPILTFEETVSVPTPSELLARTKNNVSVYWKALPLRPGLYRIDIAIKDVNNPDHVGVWRRSINVPKYDDDKLSTSSLILADQMERVPSKDIGAGNFVIGNTRLRPRVPTGVAVPLIFHRAQSLNFWMQVYNLGIDDKSKQNGATIDYQIMDLTTNKAILNTQELTSKTNPNADQVTLERSLPLASLQPGKYELSIKINDGVTKQQIAESAPFVVD
- a CDS encoding efflux RND transporter periplasmic adaptor subunit — protein: MSAKKKILIVVVVLVLIGIVVGTILNSQANVTKVATGKASRQDLVSIVSGTGQIKPKTYVNIGATAFGRITHLNVKEGDHVKAGTILATVESVQPQATVAAQRATISSSRTDVNSYVAAEKTAEANILQAKADLEQKQLDYNRSLALYNDKLIAKQDFDAKKAAFDVSAATLAQRVATLAQSQAQTESQRGHVEQAVASQRSNFDALDKTVSRAPFDGLVTNVPVREGETMVVGIQNAEGSTLMTLADMSVITAEVKVDETDIVNVALNQPVDVTVDALPGRVFKGHVTNVGDQALLRTTGVATSQSTTGTEEAKDFKVVVTLNESTEELRRSMDELRPGLSATAKITTAHKPNALTIPIQALVQRDAETEKVLADNNGKQPTTAAPDNNRAKAPPAQGVYLLVTQKKKVRAVFTPVTTGVTGATDIEVLSGLKEGDEIVTGRYKVLRTLKSGTPVKVDNTVEVTTSPDDK
- a CDS encoding ABC transporter ATP-binding protein produces the protein MSTEAVLDSTRTNVNGPHEGDVIVTDNLWKTYEMGDQQVHALRGVNLRIRHNEYVAIMGPSGSGKSTLMNLIGCLDSPSQGKYWLNGHDVSKLNDDELARIRNKEIGFVFQTFNLLARATSLHNVELPLIYNGTPAAERIARAKEVLESVNLGSRMMHKPNELSGGQRQRVAIARALVNRPSIILADEPTGNLDSKTGDEIMALMDDLHAKGNTIVLVTHEPDIAEYAHRVVTIRDGVVASDRLSTRDRSGIEARIAAAPAHTNY